In a single window of the Zea mays cultivar B73 chromosome 5, Zm-B73-REFERENCE-NAM-5.0, whole genome shotgun sequence genome:
- the LOC542256 gene encoding bearded-ear 1, which translates to MGRGRVELKRIENKINRQVTFSKRRNGLLKKAYELSVLCDAEVALIIFSSRGKLYEFGSAGITKTLERYQHCCYNAQDSNGALSETQSWYQEMSKLRAKFEALQRTQRHLLGEELGPLSVKELQQLEKQLECALSQARQRKTQLMMEQVEELRRKERHLGEMNRQLKHKLEAEGCSNYRTLQHAAWPAPGSTMVEHDGATYHVHPTTAQSVAMDCEPTLQIGYPPHHQFLPSEAANNIPRSPPGGENNFMLGWVL; encoded by the exons ATGGGGAGGGGACGAGTTGAGCTCAAGCGGATCGAGAACAAGATCAACCGCCAGGTCACCTTCTCCaagcgccgcaacggcctgctcAAGAAGGCCTACGAGCTCTCCGTGCTCTGCGACGCCGAGGTCGCGCTCATCATCTTCTCCAGCCGCGGCAAGCTCTACGAGTTCGGCAGCGCCGG CATAACAAAAACTTTAGAAAGGTACCAACATTGCTGCTACAATGCTCAAGATTCCAATGGCGCACTCTCTGAAACTCAG AGCTGGTACCAGGAAATGTCAAAACTGAGGGCAAAATTCGAGGCCTTGCAGCGCACTCAGAG GCACTTGCTTGGGGAGGAACTTGGCCCACTGAGTGTGAAGGAGTTGCAGCAGCTAGAGAAACAGCTCGAATGTGCTTTGTCACAGGCAAGACAGAGAAAG ACACAACTTATGATGGAGCAAGTGGAAGAGCTCCGCAGAAAG GAGCGACACCTGGGAGAAATGAACAGGCAACTCAAACACAAG CTTGAAGCTGAAGGTTGTAGCAACTACAGAACCCTGCAGCATGCAGCCTGGCCAGCTCCCGGCAGCACCATGGTGGAGCATGACGGCGCCACCTATCATGTGCATCCAACAACTGCTCAATCGGTTGCAATGGACTGTGAACCCACTCTGCAAATCGG GTACCCTCCTCATCACCAGTTTCTGCCTTCCGAGGCAGCCAATAATATCCCAAGGAGCCCCCCTGGAGGCGAGAACAACTTCATGCTGGGATGGGTTCTTTGA